From the Bacteroidia bacterium genome, one window contains:
- the tig gene encoding trigger factor, producing MEVLINSKTDVNHEIEIIVPYEELRPLFEKAYRDEAKDITVPGFRRGKAPLQMIKKRFGQAIEYQIIEKLSNTYFREALEERDIHPIGQPVLHTLDYEPGGTLTIKVDYETYPDVTVGDYQGIQLEKLQHVITDEEVEEEVLRLRKSQRILTPAEMPTDENFLVTIDIQMLDANGEPIPDRRNENMKVDMDDEQMNRDLISELYNMKAGEEKDVEFSHEHEDHEHVERARILVKTVEAVSLPELTDEFAATVSHEQAKTVAEMYAFIRARLEELWTDRYKRQLEEDLVSELVKRNPIAVPTSVVNSILDDMLKDLKQRMPDKTVPADFNEEEFRKLRTPQAEFTAKWMFVRDAIIEAEGITVTDEDLEAKAETDSAQFGMDKERLLEFYKKLPQYTQDLLVAKLMDRLFTFCDIKEVDDNDISKTGLAPLDLSGLAGHDHDHDHDHDHDHDHDHDHDHAPASTGDAESTAAPEETK from the coding sequence TTGGAAGTTCTCATCAATTCGAAAACCGACGTCAATCACGAAATCGAAATCATCGTTCCGTATGAGGAATTGCGCCCGCTGTTCGAGAAGGCCTACAGGGATGAAGCGAAGGACATTACTGTCCCGGGCTTCCGTCGCGGCAAGGCACCTCTGCAGATGATCAAGAAGCGCTTCGGACAAGCCATCGAGTATCAGATTATCGAAAAGCTGTCCAATACCTATTTTCGCGAGGCGTTGGAGGAGCGCGACATCCATCCCATCGGGCAGCCGGTGTTGCACACGCTGGATTACGAACCCGGTGGTACGCTCACCATCAAGGTTGACTACGAAACCTACCCCGATGTGACGGTGGGGGATTACCAGGGCATTCAACTCGAGAAACTGCAGCATGTGATCACCGATGAGGAAGTCGAGGAGGAAGTGCTGCGGCTGCGCAAATCGCAGCGCATCCTCACGCCCGCCGAGATGCCGACGGATGAAAACTTCCTCGTCACCATAGACATTCAAATGCTCGACGCCAACGGTGAGCCGATCCCCGATCGCCGCAATGAGAACATGAAGGTGGACATGGATGACGAGCAGATGAACCGCGATCTGATCTCGGAACTCTACAACATGAAGGCCGGCGAGGAAAAAGACGTGGAATTCTCGCACGAGCACGAAGATCATGAACATGTGGAACGTGCCCGCATACTCGTGAAAACCGTCGAGGCCGTTTCGCTGCCGGAACTGACGGACGAGTTCGCCGCTACGGTCTCCCACGAGCAGGCGAAAACGGTGGCGGAGATGTATGCGTTCATCCGTGCACGGCTCGAGGAACTCTGGACCGATCGCTACAAGCGGCAGTTGGAAGAAGACCTCGTTTCGGAGCTGGTCAAACGCAATCCGATCGCCGTACCGACGAGCGTCGTCAATTCGATTCTTGACGATATGCTCAAGGATTTGAAGCAGCGTATGCCGGACAAGACCGTGCCGGCCGATTTCAATGAGGAGGAATTCCGAAAGCTCAGAACTCCGCAGGCGGAATTCACCGCGAAGTGGATGTTCGTCCGTGACGCCATTATCGAAGCCGAGGGCATCACCGTCACCGACGAGGATCTGGAAGCAAAGGCCGAAACCGACAGTGCGCAGTTCGGGATGGACAAGGAGCGGCTGCTGGAATTCTACAAAAAACTTCCGCAGTACACGCAGGATTTGCTCGTCGCGAAACTCATGGACCGTCTCTTTACGTTCTGTGATATCAAGGAGGTCGACGACAACGACATCTCCAAAACGGGCCTTGCGCCGCTGGATTTGAGTGGCCTCGCGGGGCATGATCACGACCACGATCACGATCACGATCACGATCACGACCACGATCACGACCACGATCACGCACCGGCCTCCACCGGTGACGCGGAAAGCACCGCCGCCCCGGAAGAAACGAAGTAA
- the clpP gene encoding ATP-dependent Clp endopeptidase proteolytic subunit ClpP: protein MHPFAMQFSSQATAPTDQLVPIVVETTGRGERSWDIFSRLLRERIVFLGTAIDDHIASLIVAQLLFLESEDPEKDIFLYINSPGGSVSAGLAIYDTMQYIRADVSTICVGMAASMGAILLAGGAAKKRIALPHSRIMIHQPMGGTQGQATDIEIYTREMIRTRDELYRIISTHTGKSVEQITQDSDRDKYMTAAEAVEYGIIDSVLERKQKPSAEA, encoded by the coding sequence ATGCATCCATTTGCCATGCAATTCTCCAGCCAGGCCACAGCGCCGACGGATCAGCTCGTACCCATCGTGGTGGAAACCACCGGACGCGGCGAACGCAGTTGGGACATCTTTTCGCGGCTGCTCCGGGAGCGCATCGTGTTTCTCGGGACGGCGATCGACGATCACATCGCCAGCCTCATCGTTGCGCAGCTGCTCTTTCTGGAATCAGAAGATCCTGAAAAGGACATTTTTCTCTACATAAACAGTCCAGGCGGCAGTGTCTCTGCGGGACTGGCCATATACGACACCATGCAATACATACGCGCGGACGTATCCACGATTTGCGTCGGTATGGCCGCGAGCATGGGCGCTATTCTGCTGGCCGGTGGCGCGGCCAAAAAGCGCATCGCGCTGCCGCATTCCCGTATCATGATCCATCAGCCCATGGGCGGAACGCAGGGCCAGGCCACCGACATCGAAATTTACACGCGCGAGATGATACGTACCCGCGACGAGCTGTATCGCATCATTTCCACGCATACCGGAAAGAGCGTGGAGCAGATCACCCAGGACTCGGACCGCGACAAGTACATGACCGCAGCCGAGGCTGTGGAGTACGGTATCATTGATTCCGTGCTCGAACGCAAGCAGAAACCCTCCGCCGAAGCGTAA
- a CDS encoding OmpA family protein — protein sequence MSRIFFAIIPFALCLAACSSSPPAEEIRTYPVEISNLGAAVNSALDEFSPTITANGRRLMFTRGNPTAPFERDFWQSTLDGDFWTSAARLSDRINRETNEGSPSLSADGQILFFAAADRPDGLGKSDLYLSQLDGREWAEAGNMGFPVNTEHWESQPSASADGRTVYFVSDRPGGMGGLDIWMTSQDQDGKWKVPVNPGAPINTPRDEVSPFIAKDGSTLYFASDGHPGLGGTDMFVSRHIRGSWSQPTNVGRPLNSEGNDEFFSLSAEGMVVFFSSRRDGGFGSYDVYRAEPNPFPPGAVIVLSGTVRDARTRAPLEATLRVTESASGREYSVQQSNAYTGEYVIVLPAGAVYDVAADGGDPYLPASERFDFLNHTVYDEVTHDFLLRKDEPLPRLEASVTADVLDFSLLHGASSTGGLTIEEETRRETLPLLNYVFFPENSAEIPARYAMLTPEQAATFSVSSLPDATLDRYHHLLNIYGYRMRLESSFRMTLTGTTDGSEASAVARQRAEAVARYLTEVWGIGADRIAVQSRGLPEKPSGSKTPEGREENRRVEITSNNPALLAPLQIEEVQQVLKPPFVRFHPSITATAGLNRWRFEVRHGNTILRENEGLSSYPDSITWNWRGLDGALPVVESPLRFTLYARDTDGSEVTTAPQEIPVSLVTLERKQLEQLPDRTIEKISLILFDFDRSDLGSQNLQLLDLAAERLTERSSVLIRGYTDRMGADDYNLALSQRRSSAVRDALSPRLQGRSIRAEGVGETSLLYDNDLPEGRFYCRTVQILVETIK from the coding sequence ATGAGCCGAATATTTTTTGCCATTATACCTTTCGCTCTGTGCCTCGCGGCATGCTCCTCCTCTCCTCCCGCGGAGGAAATCCGGACGTACCCGGTAGAGATTTCCAATCTCGGTGCCGCGGTGAATTCGGCGCTGGATGAATTCTCTCCCACCATCACGGCGAACGGCAGACGGCTCATGTTTACCAGGGGAAATCCCACCGCGCCGTTCGAGCGCGATTTCTGGCAGAGCACCCTGGACGGGGATTTCTGGACAAGCGCTGCGCGACTCTCAGACCGCATCAATCGCGAAACCAACGAGGGATCGCCGTCACTTTCCGCTGATGGCCAGATTCTGTTCTTTGCCGCCGCCGACAGGCCCGACGGTCTCGGGAAATCCGACCTGTACCTTTCACAGCTCGATGGACGCGAATGGGCGGAAGCAGGCAACATGGGGTTTCCGGTGAACACGGAGCATTGGGAATCGCAGCCTTCAGCCAGCGCGGACGGTCGGACGGTGTATTTCGTGTCCGATCGGCCGGGCGGCATGGGTGGGCTCGATATCTGGATGACTTCTCAGGATCAGGATGGAAAATGGAAAGTCCCGGTGAATCCAGGAGCACCGATCAATACGCCGCGGGATGAGGTGTCCCCCTTCATCGCAAAAGACGGCAGCACACTCTATTTCGCTTCCGACGGTCATCCGGGCCTCGGAGGAACCGACATGTTTGTCAGCCGCCACATCCGCGGTTCCTGGTCACAACCGACGAATGTCGGACGGCCATTGAATTCCGAAGGGAACGACGAATTTTTCAGTCTGTCCGCAGAGGGCATGGTCGTCTTCTTTTCCTCGCGCCGCGACGGTGGCTTTGGCAGCTACGATGTGTATCGCGCGGAGCCGAATCCTTTTCCCCCCGGCGCTGTCATTGTCCTTTCAGGTACCGTCCGGGATGCGCGCACACGAGCGCCGCTGGAAGCCACGCTGCGCGTTACCGAGAGCGCTTCCGGGAGGGAATACAGTGTGCAACAGAGCAATGCCTACACCGGCGAGTACGTCATCGTATTACCCGCGGGCGCGGTGTACGATGTCGCAGCCGATGGAGGCGATCCGTACTTGCCGGCAAGCGAGCGCTTCGATTTTCTCAATCACACGGTGTACGACGAAGTCACACACGATTTTCTGCTTCGTAAGGACGAACCGTTGCCTCGGCTCGAAGCTTCCGTCACTGCGGACGTGCTGGATTTCTCGCTTCTTCATGGCGCATCCTCGACGGGCGGACTTACCATCGAGGAGGAAACCCGACGGGAAACGCTCCCGCTGCTGAATTACGTGTTTTTCCCTGAAAACAGTGCAGAGATTCCGGCTCGATACGCGATGCTTACGCCGGAACAAGCCGCAACGTTTTCTGTTTCCTCCCTCCCCGATGCAACCCTTGACCGTTATCATCATCTGCTGAACATATACGGGTATCGCATGCGGCTTGAGTCTTCCTTCCGCATGACACTTACAGGCACCACTGATGGCAGTGAGGCGTCGGCAGTCGCCCGACAGCGTGCCGAAGCGGTAGCGCGTTACCTGACGGAAGTCTGGGGCATCGGAGCGGATCGCATCGCGGTTCAATCCCGCGGTCTGCCCGAGAAACCGTCCGGTTCCAAAACCCCTGAGGGACGGGAAGAGAACCGTCGTGTGGAAATCACCTCCAACAATCCGGCATTATTGGCACCACTGCAGATCGAAGAGGTTCAGCAGGTACTCAAACCGCCCTTTGTGCGATTCCATCCCTCAATTACCGCGACTGCAGGTCTGAACCGCTGGCGCTTCGAAGTACGCCATGGCAACACCATTCTCCGCGAGAACGAGGGGCTGAGCAGCTATCCTGATTCGATCACCTGGAACTGGCGGGGATTGGACGGTGCTTTACCGGTTGTTGAATCGCCTTTGCGCTTTACATTGTACGCCCGGGATACGGACGGCTCTGAGGTGACGACAGCGCCGCAGGAAATACCGGTTTCCCTGGTGACGCTGGAGCGCAAGCAACTCGAACAACTCCCCGACAGAACAATTGAGAAAATCAGCCTCATACTATTCGATTTTGATCGTTCGGATCTCGGTTCGCAAAATCTCCAGCTTCTCGATCTCGCCGCCGAGCGTTTGACGGAACGATCGTCGGTCCTGATACGGGGGTACACAGACCGTATGGGTGCGGACGACTACAACCTCGCACTCTCGCAACGACGGTCGTCTGCGGTACGCGATGCGCTGTCTCCCAGGCTCCAGGGCCGTTCGATTCGCGCTGAAGGAGTCGGTGAAACGTCGTTGCTGTATGATAACGACCTGCCGGAAGGGCGTTTTTACTGCCGTACTGTTCAAATTCTTGTTGAAACCATCAAGTGA
- a CDS encoding LPXTG cell wall anchor domain-containing protein, translating to MARCIGWAALFVLLLPGCLNYEQHTVLSEDGSGKLTIHYSIAENVMSWLEDGNLAFTEDKVREQYSGEGVDIHVLSVTTEAKDSSRHVRVELEFDNIEKLSDLRGFKDMQFRWLREGDQFRLTHTLGAASSSGDASLDAFSVRYSYEFPGDILESNADSTSGRTAFWKFQLSELNADHVISARISATAGSSTVYVLAVIGVVVLLIAIFAFRRRKKE from the coding sequence ATGGCGCGTTGTATCGGTTGGGCTGCTTTGTTTGTTCTGCTTCTGCCAGGCTGTCTCAATTATGAGCAGCACACCGTCTTGTCGGAGGACGGATCCGGGAAGCTCACTATTCATTACTCGATCGCTGAAAATGTGATGAGCTGGTTGGAGGACGGCAATCTCGCGTTCACCGAAGACAAGGTGCGGGAGCAGTACAGCGGGGAGGGTGTGGACATACACGTTCTCAGTGTCACTACCGAAGCGAAGGACTCGTCACGGCACGTACGCGTGGAGCTGGAGTTCGACAACATCGAGAAACTTTCGGATCTTCGTGGTTTCAAGGATATGCAGTTTCGCTGGTTGCGGGAAGGGGATCAATTTCGACTGACGCACACCCTCGGCGCGGCGAGTTCATCCGGTGATGCCTCGCTCGACGCGTTCTCGGTACGGTATAGCTACGAATTTCCGGGTGATATTCTGGAGAGCAATGCCGACAGTACATCAGGACGAACCGCTTTCTGGAAGTTTCAGCTTTCCGAACTCAACGCCGATCATGTCATCAGCGCGCGTATTTCGGCGACTGCGGGGAGCAGCACGGTATACGTCCTTGCGGTGATCGGCGTCGTTGTGCTCTTGATTGCGATATTTGCGTTTCGTCGTCGGAAAAAGGAATGA
- a CDS encoding T9SS type A sorting domain-containing protein: MKTLSSYFLVVLLLLAVSAQAQNGAPENLTASVNSDGHVVLQWQTPAGFIPSEYQIWRGYIVPDMVLAQIHGPTELFTDYRVKPGDTYKYAVVAVYSKDNYAPAYTSIKVVPPPSYLRFVSVPRATAVVGKDYFYITETNVPDRRDISIMLVGAVPDGMRAERLFDGTSWIHWVPNKVGQYNITVQATDQATGAQAYQEFTITVADKPGTVQGWVKNTIGDPLPNSTVRVWSTSPGYYLKYETTTDDDGNFLLEDVQQGQLIAFASEPTGAYAARFYINANTINDAMQRPLKAGETLDYPFYLLAKDGTPAPVSGRVVDLNDEAVAGAKVSFIRKEHFIQIGDTTQVNSWQGTALNWRESIVDTALTTGLDGRFVAHLPVGQDYYTVVEKEGHLRSFLGEQTNAMEARAIRVENNLSLSYTIPAVNTTSNKLIGKVLSQVTGVSKQATVVLIDSELKRGAGGTHTYRKYRSVVTDTNGVFILDNLPDSPPSALLAIPMDARLAPQYYHSSGGRMNFRESEELTPLGTVQNIDFELKSTTRSGLGSCFGKVEVDSGQSRTPLSGTLVIAERERDGSIAGYSITDSTGWYSITGLDPDNYLVYADHPEYSYAARYTAAIPSRTMPVPVTYISADDRNRILDVDFLITDLQTTDVEAPVTPSSIVLHQNYPNPFNPTTEIRFSLPQRAHVTLRVINTLGEVVAVLHEGVADAGSHAVTFSAGNNPSGVYFYQLLSDGKTLGRSMMLTK; this comes from the coding sequence GTGAAAACCCTGTCGTCATACTTTCTCGTCGTCTTGCTGCTCCTCGCCGTTTCGGCGCAGGCGCAGAATGGCGCACCCGAGAACCTGACGGCATCGGTGAATTCAGACGGCCATGTGGTGTTGCAGTGGCAGACGCCGGCTGGGTTCATTCCTTCGGAGTACCAGATCTGGCGTGGGTACATCGTTCCGGACATGGTCCTCGCGCAGATTCACGGACCAACAGAGCTGTTTACAGACTATCGCGTCAAGCCGGGTGACACCTACAAATACGCGGTTGTGGCTGTGTACTCCAAGGATAATTATGCGCCGGCATATACGTCCATTAAGGTCGTGCCGCCCCCCAGTTATCTGCGCTTCGTTTCCGTTCCCCGTGCGACAGCGGTCGTAGGCAAGGATTATTTTTACATCACCGAGACAAATGTTCCTGACCGCCGCGATATCAGCATTATGCTCGTTGGCGCGGTACCTGACGGTATGCGTGCCGAGCGGCTGTTCGACGGAACGAGTTGGATACATTGGGTTCCGAACAAAGTCGGCCAATACAATATCACGGTGCAGGCCACCGACCAGGCCACCGGCGCTCAGGCCTATCAGGAATTCACCATAACCGTCGCCGACAAACCCGGCACGGTGCAGGGCTGGGTCAAGAACACCATCGGCGATCCGCTTCCGAATTCCACTGTCCGCGTCTGGAGCACAAGCCCCGGGTATTATCTCAAGTATGAGACCACCACGGATGACGACGGCAACTTCCTCCTGGAAGATGTGCAGCAGGGGCAACTCATTGCGTTCGCGTCGGAGCCAACCGGGGCATACGCCGCACGATTTTATATCAACGCGAACACGATCAATGACGCCATGCAGCGACCGCTCAAGGCGGGTGAAACGCTGGATTATCCCTTCTACCTCCTTGCCAAGGATGGCACGCCGGCACCGGTGAGTGGCCGCGTGGTTGATCTGAATGATGAAGCGGTTGCCGGAGCGAAAGTGTCCTTTATCCGTAAAGAGCATTTTATTCAAATCGGCGATACGACGCAGGTCAATTCCTGGCAGGGAACGGCTCTGAACTGGCGTGAATCTATTGTTGATACGGCCCTCACGACGGGCCTCGACGGGAGATTTGTCGCACATCTCCCCGTTGGTCAGGATTACTACACGGTAGTGGAAAAGGAAGGGCATCTCCGTTCTTTCCTCGGTGAGCAGACGAACGCCATGGAAGCCCGCGCGATTCGCGTTGAGAACAATCTCTCGTTGAGCTATACGATTCCGGCCGTCAATACGACCAGTAACAAACTGATCGGCAAGGTTCTCAGCCAGGTAACCGGTGTCAGCAAACAGGCGACGGTCGTGCTGATAGACAGCGAGCTGAAGCGCGGCGCCGGCGGCACGCACACCTATCGCAAGTATCGCTCCGTTGTTACGGACACCAACGGCGTGTTCATTCTCGACAATCTGCCCGATTCACCGCCATCAGCGTTGCTGGCAATCCCCATGGATGCCCGCCTCGCTCCGCAGTACTATCATTCTTCGGGCGGACGCATGAACTTCCGTGAAAGCGAGGAACTCACCCCGCTCGGCACGGTTCAGAATATCGATTTCGAGCTGAAGAGCACCACGCGCAGCGGTCTGGGTTCCTGTTTCGGAAAGGTGGAAGTGGATAGCGGACAAAGCCGCACACCGCTCTCCGGTACGCTGGTCATTGCCGAGCGCGAACGGGACGGCAGTATCGCAGGATACTCCATCACCGACAGCACCGGCTGGTACTCCATCACCGGGCTGGATCCGGATAATTATCTCGTGTACGCCGACCATCCCGAGTACTCCTACGCTGCGCGCTACACGGCCGCCATACCGAGCAGAACGATGCCCGTCCCCGTAACCTACATATCGGCGGACGACCGTAACCGTATCCTGGATGTCGACTTCCTGATAACCGATCTGCAGACGACGGATGTCGAGGCACCGGTTACTCCGTCGAGCATCGTCCTGCATCAGAACTACCCGAACCCGTTCAATCCTACGACGGAAATCCGCTTCTCCCTCCCGCAGCGCGCTCATGTCACACTTCGCGTCATCAACACGCTCGGTGAGGTCGTCGCCGTTCTTCATGAAGGAGTTGCCGACGCGGGATCGCACGCTGTGACCTTCAGTGCGGGAAACAATCCCAGCGGTGTGTATTTCTATCAGCTCCTTTCCGACGGTAAGACGCTTGGACGCAGCATGATGCTGACCAAGTGA